The following are encoded in a window of Fibrobacter sp. UWR4 genomic DNA:
- a CDS encoding NAD(P)H-dependent glycerol-3-phosphate dehydrogenase, which produces MKVTVLGTGGWGLTLGQVIYENKNDITFWTNSQAEVDLLSTEHQYKDKLPGVIFPSDFKYTTDMNAALEGAEMVMIVVPSQFMGGVAENLGKWTPEKGKEPVVVCATKGILEGTNQLMSEVLLEKVPWLTDDKMVAFSGPSHAEEVSRHVLTAIVAASTNEDSAKLVQKAMSCSYLRVYTSTDIIGVELCGSVKNVIAIASGVLYGIGAGDNTRAALLTRGQAEMCRLGKAMGANPETFAGLAGMGDLIVTCLSQHSRNRYVGEHIGKGETIEQVLAGMKMIAEGVPTCRSTKALADKLGVDMPIVNAVYALLYGGKTVKEVFDEIWGRELKAENWA; this is translated from the coding sequence ATGAAAGTTACAGTTTTAGGTACTGGCGGATGGGGCTTGACTCTTGGCCAGGTGATTTACGAAAATAAGAACGACATCACTTTTTGGACAAACTCTCAGGCCGAAGTTGATTTGCTCTCTACGGAACATCAGTACAAGGACAAGCTCCCTGGCGTGATTTTCCCGTCTGATTTCAAGTACACTACGGACATGAACGCCGCTCTCGAAGGTGCGGAAATGGTCATGATCGTGGTGCCCTCCCAGTTCATGGGCGGTGTCGCCGAAAATCTCGGCAAGTGGACTCCCGAAAAGGGCAAGGAACCTGTAGTGGTTTGCGCTACCAAGGGTATCCTGGAAGGCACCAACCAGCTCATGAGCGAAGTTCTTCTTGAAAAGGTCCCTTGGCTTACCGACGACAAGATGGTAGCCTTTAGCGGTCCTTCCCACGCCGAAGAAGTGAGCCGTCATGTGCTGACCGCAATCGTCGCAGCATCCACTAACGAAGATTCTGCAAAGCTGGTCCAGAAGGCCATGAGCTGCTCCTACCTCCGCGTCTACACTTCTACCGACATCATCGGCGTGGAACTTTGCGGTTCCGTGAAGAACGTGATTGCAATCGCTTCTGGCGTGCTTTACGGCATCGGCGCAGGCGACAACACCCGCGCAGCTCTCCTGACCCGTGGTCAGGCAGAAATGTGTCGTCTGGGCAAGGCCATGGGCGCCAATCCCGAAACCTTCGCTGGCCTCGCCGGTATGGGCGACTTGATCGTGACTTGCCTTTCCCAGCATAGCCGTAACCGCTATGTGGGCGAACACATCGGTAAGGGCGAAACCATCGAACAGGTTCTCGCCGGCATGAAGATGATTGCAGAAGGCGTTCCCACCTGCCGTAGCACCAAGGCTCTGGCCGACAAGCTTGGCGTGGACATGCCTATCGTCAACGCCGTGTACGCACTGCTCTATGGCGGCAAGACTGTAAAGGAAGTCTTCGACGAAATCTGGGGCCGCGAACTCAAGGCCGAAAACTGGGCTTAA